One stretch of Synergistales bacterium DNA includes these proteins:
- a CDS encoding DegT/DnrJ/EryC1/StrS family aminotransferase, which yields MDTTIPILDLNRSYGEIAEEVRGAVQRVLDGQQFILGQEVADFEEQAANFLGANHATGCASGSDALLLALMSLDLQAGDEVITTPFSFFATAGAIERLGAKPVFCDIDPDSLNLRPDLIARAVGERTRAILPVHIFGQMAPMKEILELGASRNIPVIEDCAQSFGAFELFEGKPCYSGTLGTAGCFSFFPTKNLGGCGDGGLITTNDEGIYQRIRSLRVHGALKTYIHEEVGLNSRLDALQAAILSVKLTRLPQWNEQRREAAGVYSILFGEHGLLDRVQVPVVQDGRNHIFHQYVIQCDRRDALKDYLSRQGIGTKVYYPLCLHRQPCFAHLGYQEGDLPVAEEASRRVLALPIFPGITPEEQERIVETIAAFYGG from the coding sequence ATGGACACGACGATTCCTATTTTGGATCTCAATCGCTCCTACGGGGAGATTGCCGAGGAGGTTCGCGGGGCTGTACAGAGGGTGCTGGATGGACAGCAGTTCATCCTCGGCCAGGAGGTCGCCGATTTCGAGGAACAGGCGGCGAATTTTCTTGGAGCGAATCATGCAACAGGGTGCGCCTCCGGCTCGGATGCCCTTCTTCTGGCGTTGATGAGTCTCGACCTCCAGGCCGGGGACGAGGTGATCACAACGCCCTTCAGCTTCTTTGCCACGGCCGGCGCCATCGAACGGCTTGGTGCAAAACCGGTGTTCTGCGATATCGATCCCGATTCGTTGAACCTTCGGCCCGATCTGATTGCGCGGGCTGTGGGGGAACGGACCAGGGCGATATTGCCTGTGCACATCTTTGGGCAGATGGCACCCATGAAGGAGATCCTCGAATTGGGAGCCTCCCGGAACATACCGGTGATCGAAGACTGTGCCCAGTCCTTCGGGGCTTTTGAGCTCTTTGAGGGGAAACCCTGTTACTCCGGTACGCTTGGGACGGCCGGCTGCTTTTCCTTTTTCCCGACGAAAAACCTCGGCGGCTGTGGTGACGGCGGGCTGATCACCACCAACGACGAGGGCATCTACCAACGGATCAGATCGCTGCGGGTTCATGGGGCGCTGAAGACCTATATCCATGAAGAGGTGGGGCTGAACAGCCGGCTGGATGCGTTGCAGGCGGCCATACTCTCCGTCAAATTGACCAGGCTGCCCCAGTGGAACGAACAGCGCCGTGAAGCGGCGGGGGTCTACTCCATTCTCTTCGGCGAGCACGGCCTGCTGGACCGTGTGCAGGTGCCGGTGGTCCAGGATGGGCGCAATCACATCTTCCACCAGTACGTTATCCAGTGCGACCGGCGGGATGCGCTCAAGGACTATCTCAGCCGACAGGGCATCGGAACCAAGGTATACTATCCGCTCTGTCTCCACAGACAGCCCTGTTTCGCCCACCTCGGCTATCAAGAAGGCGATCTGCCTGTCGCCGAAGAGGCGAGCCGCAGGGTTCTGGCGCTGCCGATCTTTCCGGGTATCACACCGGAAGAGCAAGAGCGGATTGTGGAAACCATCGCGGCCTTCTACGGGGGTTGA
- a CDS encoding zinc metallopeptidase, whose translation MFFPFFFDFSIILLIPAVIFAGWAQLKVKSSFAKYSKVRAGRGVTARQVARLLLDSYGLQRIPVRQVGGQLTDNYNPREKTLNLSENVYNSSSIAAIGVAAHETGHAIQDLKNYAPMRIRNAIVPVANLGSGLAFPLFFIGLLFQASGLMTLGILVFVAVLLFHLVTLPVELDASSRALRILDNRSVLSSEELRGARAVLNAAALTYVAATVMAAAQLVRLLVLRNMFGGDE comes from the coding sequence ATGTTTTTCCCTTTCTTTTTCGATTTTAGCATCATACTCTTGATTCCTGCTGTGATCTTTGCCGGATGGGCGCAGTTGAAGGTCAAGTCCTCCTTTGCCAAATACAGCAAGGTGCGCGCGGGCAGGGGTGTGACGGCCCGCCAGGTGGCTCGGCTGCTGCTTGACAGCTATGGACTGCAGCGCATTCCGGTGCGCCAGGTGGGCGGGCAGCTCACGGACAACTACAATCCCAGGGAGAAGACGCTCAATCTCTCGGAGAACGTCTACAACAGCAGCAGTATCGCGGCCATAGGCGTGGCGGCCCACGAGACGGGGCACGCGATTCAGGACCTGAAGAACTATGCACCCATGCGTATCCGAAATGCCATCGTGCCGGTGGCGAACCTCGGCTCGGGGCTTGCCTTCCCGCTCTTTTTCATCGGGCTGCTCTTCCAGGCCAGTGGGCTGATGACCCTGGGAATCCTGGTTTTCGTCGCCGTTCTGCTCTTTCATCTGGTGACGCTTCCGGTGGAGCTGGACGCGAGTTCGCGGGCGCTGCGCATCCTGGACAACAGGAGCGTTCTCTCGTCGGAGGAGCTGCGGGGCGCCAGGGCTGTTCTCAACGCGGCGGCCCTGACCTATGTCGCCGCGACGGTGATGGCGGCGGCGCAGCTGGTGCGGCTTCTGGTGTTGCGCAATATGTTCGGTGGTGACGAGTAG
- a CDS encoding DUF6391 domain-containing protein — MYGWLLLLLVLLVMIPWFGVALLFFLLFFFLLFIPLGFAASSFIWLIVGPKQLLSVLTNRRVRQNHALEHATATILERRYGVRVSGLAYREGFTVKASLPAPEVVADTAALALRRLQRGERELAIHPKCGTTLVVVNILSALVFVTLLLVTGQISILTVAVALLVAHLVGPLASAFVQRYVTTLPDVEDVRILGIEPVLQDRRRRRLHVMGYAGGQWFVRTQSKNERYEAAVVG; from the coding sequence GTGTACGGATGGTTGTTGCTGCTGTTGGTTCTCCTGGTGATGATACCGTGGTTTGGTGTGGCACTCCTCTTCTTTCTCCTGTTCTTTTTCCTCCTGTTCATACCTCTCGGCTTTGCGGCCAGTTCCTTTATCTGGCTTATCGTGGGGCCGAAGCAGCTCCTCAGTGTGCTGACCAACAGGCGGGTACGCCAGAACCACGCCCTTGAGCACGCAACGGCCACGATCCTCGAACGGCGCTACGGTGTGCGGGTCTCCGGGCTCGCCTACCGTGAAGGCTTTACGGTCAAGGCCTCACTGCCGGCTCCGGAGGTGGTCGCCGATACCGCGGCCCTCGCCTTGCGCCGATTGCAGCGTGGGGAGAGGGAGCTGGCGATTCATCCCAAGTGCGGGACCACGCTGGTGGTTGTGAATATTCTGTCGGCCCTTGTTTTTGTTACACTCCTTTTGGTGACGGGGCAAATCAGTATTCTCACGGTTGCTGTTGCGTTGCTGGTTGCGCATCTTGTAGGGCCGTTGGCGAGTGCCTTTGTGCAGCGCTACGTAACCACCCTGCCGGATGTAGAGGATGTACGCATTCTGGGGATCGAACCTGTGTTGCAGGATCGAAGACGACGCCGGCTGCACGTGATGGGGTACGCTGGAGGACAGTGGTTTGTCCGAACGCAATCGAAGAACGAACGGTACGAGGCTGCGGTTGTCGGGTAG